A genomic window from Nicotiana sylvestris chromosome 11, ASM39365v2, whole genome shotgun sequence includes:
- the LOC138881537 gene encoding uncharacterized protein, with amino-acid sequence MLVYGTKAVIPAEVEIPSLRIIEEAELDDVEWVESHYEQLALIDGKRMNAICHGQLYQNRMSRAFNKRVKPRQFSSGQLVLKKIFPHQEEAKGNFSPNWQGPYMVHRVLTGGDLILAKMDGEVWPKPINSDAVK; translated from the coding sequence atgttggtttatggtacaaaagcagtcattcccgccgaggtagaaatcccctccttaagaatcataGAGGAAGCCGAACTTGACGATGTAGAATGGGTAGAGAGTCactacgagcagctagctcttatagacggaaagagaatgaatgcaatttgccatggtcagctctatcagaacagaatgtccagagccttcaacaaaagagttaagccaagACAGTTTTcatcggggcagctggtgttaaagaagattttcccacatcaagaggaagccaaagggaatTTCTCTCCAAACTGGCAGggcccatacatggttcaccgggtcctcACCGGAGGAGacctcatacttgcaaaaatggacggtgaagtgtggccgaagccgatcaattcagatgcagtgaagtgA